One Williamsia phyllosphaerae DNA segment encodes these proteins:
- a CDS encoding alpha/beta fold hydrolase, which translates to MAVTLVDRAAGGVSRLFRTHPTHDVPDGSMVDLPGRGKTFVTDSDPTGTKPPIVLLHAVVTTGLLSWYSVIPALSESFRVITMDQRWHGRGIRSHHFRLTDCADDVVALADVLGIEKFLVGGFSMGGGTSQLTWRAHPDRVRGLVLASTGPYFGTSTTGRLAIDRLVNVVATKFTAPVRSLRGHVLDERGLSDGAWALRQVRSTRLSHISEIGYELGRFDSRPWLREIDVPTAVCVTTRDRVIPIARQQLLVDGIPGARRFDVAAGHACCVLEADVFNPEFVAACTWVDEAARGTTS; encoded by the coding sequence ATGGCCGTCACCCTCGTCGACCGCGCCGCAGGTGGCGTGAGCCGCCTCTTCCGGACCCACCCGACCCACGACGTCCCCGACGGGTCGATGGTCGATCTTCCCGGCCGCGGGAAGACGTTTGTCACCGACTCCGACCCCACCGGGACCAAGCCGCCCATCGTCCTGCTGCATGCGGTCGTGACGACAGGTCTGCTGTCCTGGTACTCGGTGATCCCGGCGCTGAGCGAGTCGTTCCGGGTGATCACCATGGACCAGCGGTGGCACGGCAGGGGGATCCGATCCCACCACTTCCGTCTGACCGACTGCGCCGACGACGTCGTCGCACTGGCCGATGTCCTGGGCATCGAGAAGTTTCTCGTCGGCGGGTTCTCGATGGGCGGCGGCACCTCGCAGCTCACCTGGCGCGCACATCCCGACCGCGTGCGCGGCTTGGTCCTGGCCTCGACCGGCCCCTACTTCGGGACCTCGACGACCGGCCGCCTCGCCATCGACCGGTTGGTCAACGTGGTCGCCACCAAGTTCACCGCCCCGGTGCGATCGCTGCGCGGACACGTGCTCGACGAGCGCGGGTTGTCCGACGGGGCCTGGGCTCTCCGGCAGGTGCGGTCGACGCGGTTGTCGCACATCAGCGAGATCGGCTACGAGCTCGGCAGGTTCGACTCACGCCCGTGGTTGCGGGAGATCGATGTCCCCACCGCGGTCTGTGTCACCACACGCGATCGCGTCATACCGATCGCGCGACAGCAACTCCTGGTCGACGGGATCCCCGGCGCCCGGCGTTTCGACGTCGCCGCGGGTCACGCCTGCTGCGTCCTGGAGGCCGACGTGTTCAACCCGGAGTTCGTCGCGGCGTGCACCTGGGTCGATGAGGCTGCGCGCGGCACCACTTCCTGA
- a CDS encoding WS/DGAT/MGAT family O-acyltransferase, whose translation MERLSGLDASFLYLESRSMLMQVVGIIEIDPSTMIGGYSFERLRTEMSRRITAMPTFRRKLHDSFLNIDHPVWIEDRSFDIERHVHRVALPSPGSDAELAEFCSHIAGVPLDRSKPLWEIWVIEGRADDNVAIMLRMHHASVDGVSAADLLNQLCSLTPENPELDEQMIGKSAGGSSFAGLVADGLVNFTIRRPISVARLLPQTVAVPFQWFNRSRNDEAMPTPFSAPRVAFNGTITPHRSIAFTQVSLDDVKRIKSHFDVKLNDVVMAVCAGGLRKYLADTDDLPDRGLIAAVPVSTHDEGDDDKLVVQGTNKVTAMMMRLPTDLDDAVERIDAVRESSTRAKSHHKSLDASLLRGWAQLIPPNTLNAAMRVYANYDLAERHPAVVNVIISNVPGPAFPLYFLGSRIKGLFPLGPVMHGMGLNITVFSCDGQLNIGAIACKEQMPDAWPLMRAIEDDIKALLEACDA comes from the coding sequence ATGGAGCGGTTGAGTGGTCTGGACGCGTCGTTCCTGTACCTGGAGTCACGGTCGATGCTGATGCAGGTCGTCGGGATCATCGAGATCGACCCCAGCACCATGATCGGGGGCTACTCCTTCGAGCGACTGCGCACGGAGATGAGCAGGCGGATCACGGCCATGCCGACGTTCCGTCGCAAGCTGCACGACTCGTTCCTCAACATCGACCATCCGGTCTGGATCGAGGACCGGTCCTTCGACATCGAGCGTCACGTGCACCGGGTGGCGCTCCCGTCGCCGGGCAGTGACGCCGAGCTGGCCGAGTTCTGCTCGCACATCGCCGGTGTCCCCCTCGATCGCAGCAAGCCCCTGTGGGAGATCTGGGTCATCGAAGGGCGCGCCGACGACAACGTCGCGATCATGCTGCGCATGCACCACGCGTCCGTCGACGGAGTCTCGGCGGCCGACCTGCTCAACCAGCTGTGCTCGCTGACCCCGGAGAATCCCGAGCTCGACGAGCAGATGATCGGCAAGTCCGCGGGCGGCTCCTCGTTCGCGGGGCTGGTGGCCGACGGCCTGGTCAACTTCACCATCCGCAGGCCGATCTCGGTCGCCCGGTTGCTGCCGCAGACGGTGGCGGTCCCGTTCCAGTGGTTCAACAGGTCCCGTAACGACGAGGCGATGCCCACGCCGTTCAGCGCTCCCCGTGTCGCCTTCAACGGCACCATCACCCCGCATCGTTCCATCGCGTTCACGCAGGTGTCGTTGGATGACGTCAAGCGGATCAAGAGTCACTTCGACGTCAAGCTCAACGACGTGGTGATGGCGGTCTGCGCGGGTGGACTGCGAAAGTATCTGGCCGACACCGACGATCTGCCCGACCGCGGCCTCATCGCCGCCGTCCCGGTCTCGACCCACGACGAGGGCGACGACGACAAGCTGGTGGTGCAGGGCACCAACAAGGTCACCGCGATGATGATGCGGCTGCCCACCGATCTCGACGACGCGGTCGAGCGCATCGACGCGGTGCGGGAATCGTCGACCAGGGCGAAGTCGCACCACAAATCGCTCGACGCCAGCCTGCTGCGCGGGTGGGCGCAGCTGATCCCGCCGAACACACTCAACGCCGCGATGCGCGTCTACGCGAACTACGATCTCGCCGAACGACATCCGGCCGTGGTCAACGTGATCATCTCCAATGTGCCCGGCCCGGCCTTCCCGCTGTACTTCCTCGGGTCCCGCATCAAGGGGCTGTTCCCGCTCGGTCCGGTGATGCACGGGATGGGACTCAACATCACCGTCTTCTCGTGCGACGGACAGCTCAACATCGGCGCCATCGCCTGCAAGGAGCAGATGCCCGACGCGTGGCCGCTGATGCGCGCCATCGAGGACGACATCAAGGCGTTGCTTGAGGCCTGCGACGCCTGA
- a CDS encoding deoxyribonuclease IV has translation MRLGAHVREDADPIGTAEAMGADLLQMFVTDPQDRKMPKPAPHPDAERIRSSPIDVVVHSSYIINVASLNNRLRMPSRKAVEQQAAAAAEIGAFGLVVHGGHLGDGDDDAQGFENWAKLFERQADKGGFGVPILIENTAGGDHAMARTLESIERLWDAVGGFDQAGFCLDTCHAWAGGEDLVGLVERIKNITGRIDLIHLNNSRDEFDSGRDRHANLESGHIDADVLVEIVRAVGAPVILETPSEGVADDLAYLRSALS, from the coding sequence ATGCGATTGGGAGCACACGTACGCGAAGACGCCGATCCGATCGGGACCGCCGAGGCGATGGGGGCGGATCTGCTGCAGATGTTCGTCACCGATCCACAGGACCGGAAGATGCCCAAGCCCGCACCGCACCCCGACGCCGAGCGCATCCGTTCCTCGCCGATCGACGTCGTCGTGCACTCGTCGTACATCATCAACGTCGCGAGCCTGAACAACCGGCTGCGGATGCCGTCGCGCAAGGCGGTCGAACAGCAGGCCGCCGCGGCGGCGGAGATCGGCGCCTTCGGCCTGGTCGTCCACGGCGGACATCTCGGCGACGGTGACGACGACGCCCAGGGCTTCGAGAACTGGGCGAAACTCTTCGAGCGGCAGGCCGACAAGGGCGGCTTCGGCGTCCCGATCCTCATCGAGAACACCGCGGGCGGCGACCACGCGATGGCCCGCACCCTCGAGTCCATCGAACGTCTCTGGGACGCCGTCGGCGGATTCGATCAGGCCGGCTTCTGCCTCGACACGTGCCACGCCTGGGCGGGCGGCGAGGATCTCGTCGGGCTGGTCGAACGCATCAAGAACATCACCGGCCGAATCGACCTGATTCATCTGAACAATTCACGCGACGAATTCGATTCGGGGCGCGACCGGCACGCAAATCTCGAATCGGGACACATCGACGCCGACGTGCTCGTGGAGATCGTGCGGGCCGTTGGGGCGCCGGTGATCCTCGAGACCCCGTCCGAGGGCGTGGCCGATGACCTGGCATATCTCCGCTCAGCGCTCTCCTGA
- a CDS encoding acyl-CoA dehydrogenase codes for MGHYKSNLRDLQFNLFELFQLDKVLESGDFGDLDHETAVDMLKEVRTLAEGPIAESFTDSDRNPPVFDPDEHSVTLPEPFKKSYKAFMDAGWDKVGIAEELGGMPAPRSLFWAISEMVLGANPALFMYGAGTGFAEIFWRNGTDEQKKWAQICAERGWGATMVLTEPDAGSDVGAARTKAVQQDDGTWHIDGVKRFITSADQDMTENIFHLVLARPEGARAGTKGLSLFFLPKFHFDHETGELGERNGVFVTNVEHKMGLKVSATCEVTFGQHGIPAKGWLVGEVHDGIAQMFDVIEHARMMVGTKAIATLSAGYLQALDYAKLRIQGADMTQMTDKTAPRVSITHHPDVRRALLTQKAYAEGLRAVYLFTASHQDEAAAKIVSGADKDLAFRVNDLLLPIVKGVGSERAYSVLTESLQTLGGSGFLQDYPIEQYIRDAKIDSLYEGTTAIQAQDFFFRKIIRDKGQALAHIAGQISSFIDSEAGNGRLKAERALLKTALDDVQGMAATLTGFLMGAQEDSTQLYKVGLGSVRFLLSVGDLVIGWLLLRQAEVALAALDAGAEGTDKPFYEGKIAVASFFAKNMLPQLTSTKAIIDNIDNDPMELDEAAF; via the coding sequence ATGGGCCATTACAAGAGCAATCTGCGCGACCTGCAGTTCAACCTCTTCGAGCTGTTCCAGCTCGACAAGGTCCTGGAGAGCGGCGACTTCGGCGATCTCGATCACGAGACCGCTGTGGACATGCTCAAGGAGGTGCGCACCCTCGCCGAGGGGCCCATCGCCGAGTCGTTCACCGATTCCGATCGCAACCCGCCCGTCTTCGACCCCGACGAGCACTCCGTCACCCTCCCCGAGCCCTTCAAGAAGTCCTACAAGGCCTTCATGGACGCGGGTTGGGACAAGGTCGGCATCGCCGAGGAGCTCGGCGGCATGCCCGCCCCGCGGTCGCTGTTCTGGGCGATCAGCGAGATGGTCCTCGGCGCCAACCCCGCGCTGTTCATGTACGGCGCCGGCACCGGCTTCGCCGAGATCTTCTGGCGCAACGGCACCGACGAGCAGAAGAAGTGGGCGCAGATCTGTGCCGAGCGCGGCTGGGGCGCCACCATGGTGCTCACCGAGCCCGACGCCGGATCCGACGTCGGCGCGGCCCGCACCAAGGCAGTCCAGCAGGACGACGGCACCTGGCACATCGACGGCGTGAAGCGCTTCATCACCTCCGCCGACCAGGACATGACCGAGAACATCTTCCACCTGGTTCTCGCGCGCCCCGAGGGTGCCCGCGCGGGCACCAAGGGCCTGTCGCTGTTCTTCCTCCCCAAGTTCCACTTCGACCACGAGACCGGCGAGCTGGGCGAGCGCAACGGCGTCTTCGTCACCAACGTCGAACACAAGATGGGTCTGAAGGTCTCGGCCACCTGTGAGGTCACCTTCGGCCAGCACGGCATCCCGGCCAAGGGCTGGCTCGTCGGCGAGGTCCACGACGGCATCGCGCAGATGTTCGACGTCATCGAGCACGCCCGGATGATGGTGGGCACCAAGGCCATCGCCACCCTGTCGGCCGGTTACCTGCAGGCCCTGGACTACGCCAAGCTGCGTATCCAGGGTGCCGACATGACCCAGATGACCGACAAGACCGCACCGCGCGTGTCGATCACCCACCACCCCGACGTACGTCGCGCACTGCTCACGCAGAAGGCGTACGCCGAGGGCCTGCGTGCGGTGTACCTGTTCACCGCGTCGCACCAGGACGAGGCCGCGGCGAAGATCGTCTCCGGCGCCGACAAGGACCTCGCGTTCCGCGTCAACGACCTGCTGCTCCCGATCGTCAAGGGCGTCGGCTCCGAGCGCGCCTACAGCGTCCTCACCGAGTCGCTGCAGACGCTCGGCGGGTCCGGCTTCCTGCAGGACTACCCGATCGAGCAGTACATCCGCGACGCCAAGATCGACTCGCTGTACGAGGGCACCACCGCGATCCAGGCGCAGGACTTCTTCTTCCGAAAGATCATCCGCGACAAGGGCCAGGCCCTGGCCCACATCGCAGGCCAGATCAGCTCGTTCATCGACTCCGAGGCGGGCAACGGTCGCCTCAAGGCCGAGCGCGCGCTGCTCAAGACCGCCCTCGACGACGTCCAGGGCATGGCCGCGACGCTGACCGGCTTCCTCATGGGAGCCCAGGAGGACTCGACCCAGCTCTACAAGGTCGGCCTCGGTTCGGTCCGCTTCCTGCTCTCGGTCGGCGACCTGGTCATCGGCTGGCTCCTGCTCCGTCAGGCCGAGGTCGCACTCGCGGCTCTCGACGCCGGCGCCGAGGGCACCGACAAGCCGTTCTACGAGGGCAAGATCGCGGTCGCGTCGTTCTTCGCGAAGAACATGCTCCCGCAGCTGACCTCCACCAAGGCCATCATCGACAACATCGACAACGATCCGATGGAGCTCGACGAAGCCGCGTTCTGA
- a CDS encoding NmrA family NAD(P)-binding protein, with the protein MSAVLVLGSTGTVGSSVSALLAEEGVSARRATRSPRSAGQIRFDWFDADTWASALTGTSAVYLIAPAGAADPAVVVEPFLHAAHDAGVRRVVVQSASAVSAGDPGLGAIHTLAQQLVPEWTVLRPSWFMQNFVGESALADGVRRGEIVTSTGDGPVAFVDARDIAAVGVRALLDPTPHVGAHVLTGPQTLTYTDAAEVITRVTGTPVTHRSVTVDELAALHVEHGLPAEYAPILAGLDLDIRDGSENRVTNTVERVTGRAPRSFEDFVREYLAADTA; encoded by the coding sequence GTGAGCGCCGTTCTGGTGCTCGGTTCGACCGGGACCGTGGGCAGTTCGGTGTCGGCGCTGCTCGCCGAGGAGGGGGTGAGCGCCCGACGGGCGACACGAAGCCCGCGATCGGCAGGGCAGATCCGATTCGACTGGTTCGACGCCGACACCTGGGCGTCCGCGCTGACCGGGACGTCGGCGGTGTATCTGATCGCGCCCGCCGGCGCTGCCGATCCGGCCGTGGTCGTCGAACCGTTCCTGCACGCCGCACATGACGCAGGAGTGCGGCGAGTGGTCGTGCAGAGCGCGTCAGCGGTGTCCGCCGGCGATCCGGGTCTCGGCGCGATCCACACGCTGGCTCAGCAATTGGTGCCGGAGTGGACGGTGCTGCGGCCGTCGTGGTTCATGCAGAACTTCGTCGGTGAGTCGGCCCTCGCCGACGGCGTGCGCCGGGGCGAGATCGTCACGTCGACCGGCGACGGCCCGGTGGCCTTCGTCGACGCGCGCGACATCGCCGCGGTCGGTGTCCGCGCACTGCTCGACCCGACTCCGCACGTGGGTGCGCACGTCCTGACCGGCCCACAGACTCTGACCTACACGGACGCCGCGGAGGTGATCACGCGAGTCACGGGCACGCCGGTCACCCACCGGTCGGTCACGGTCGACGAGCTCGCCGCGCTGCACGTCGAGCACGGTCTGCCCGCCGAATACGCCCCGATCCTGGCGGGACTCGACCTCGACATCCGCGACGGGTCGGAGAACCGCGTCACCAATACCGTCGAGCGGGTCACCGGGCGAGCACCGAGATCGTTCGAGGATTTCGTCCGCGAGTACCTCGCCGCCGACACAGCATGA
- a CDS encoding nuclear transport factor 2 family protein, giving the protein MRAVDVIDRTLDLLVDHDMHAFVEMFAPDGVMEFPLATGDATRAVRGHLALHDYLDDYASILDIRSLDRTVHVTTDPEVVIVEFTADGVVVATDRPYRVVYVAVITVRDDAIVRYRDYWNPAAVVDIVGADAQLAGGQA; this is encoded by the coding sequence ATGCGAGCCGTTGACGTCATCGATCGGACCCTTGACCTTCTCGTCGACCACGACATGCACGCGTTCGTCGAGATGTTCGCCCCGGACGGGGTGATGGAGTTCCCGCTGGCGACGGGCGATGCGACACGTGCGGTGCGGGGACACCTCGCACTGCACGACTACCTCGACGACTACGCGTCGATCCTCGACATCCGTTCCCTGGACCGCACCGTGCACGTGACCACCGATCCCGAGGTGGTCATCGTCGAGTTCACCGCGGACGGCGTGGTCGTCGCGACCGACCGACCCTATCGAGTGGTCTACGTCGCGGTGATCACCGTCCGTGACGACGCGATAGTCCGCTACCGCGACTACTGGAATCCGGCGGCGGTCGTCGACATCGTGGGTGCGGACGCCCAGCTCGCGGGCGGGCAGGCGTGA
- a CDS encoding TetR/AcrR family transcriptional regulator: protein MIRRSPSGAAVLNADTTESINRAAIEMLAEVGIGRLSMEAVAKRAGVGKSALYRRWPSKTAMTIAVLSEFSVELAATPDTGSLRADIRESVEALRLWLDHPLFSRILPDLVAESGRDPELAELHTRMIGVPRRERAAAIFARARERGEVADDADIELAMDLLAGPVYWRSAVRAQRVDGAYLDAVTDAIVTLVASPES from the coding sequence ATGATCCGACGCAGTCCCAGCGGAGCCGCCGTCCTGAACGCCGACACCACGGAATCGATCAACCGCGCAGCGATCGAGATGCTGGCCGAGGTCGGCATCGGACGACTCTCGATGGAAGCCGTGGCCAAGCGCGCGGGGGTCGGAAAGAGCGCCCTGTATCGGCGATGGCCCTCGAAGACCGCGATGACGATCGCGGTGCTGTCGGAGTTCAGCGTCGAGCTCGCCGCCACGCCGGACACCGGGTCACTCCGTGCAGACATCCGTGAATCGGTTGAGGCGCTTCGACTCTGGCTCGATCATCCGCTCTTCTCGCGGATCCTCCCCGACCTCGTGGCCGAGTCCGGCCGCGATCCCGAACTCGCCGAACTCCACACGAGGATGATCGGGGTCCCCCGACGAGAACGCGCCGCCGCGATCTTCGCCCGCGCCCGCGAACGCGGCGAGGTCGCCGACGACGCCGACATCGAACTCGCAATGGATCTCCTCGCCGGTCCCGTCTACTGGCGGTCGGCGGTGCGCGCACAGCGCGTGGACGGCGCCTACCTGGACGCGGTGACCGATGCGATCGTGACACTTGTGGCGTCCCCCGAATCCTGA
- a CDS encoding response regulator, whose translation MTIRVVLVDDQELIRTGFRMTLGSQPGIEVVGEAGDGVEALDLLERVDADVVLMDVRMPTIDGIEATRRICAGGGPRVLILTTFDDDEYAYSALQAGASGFLLKDSSLTDLVSAIAHVHSGDAVVAPSTTRRLLEHFTRPTPVRKAREFPDELDMLTPREREVLILVARGLSNAEIAGRLVVSELTVKTHVSRILMKLDLRDRVQAVVLSYEVGLITAGDR comes from the coding sequence ATGACGATTCGCGTGGTCCTGGTCGACGATCAGGAGCTGATCCGTACCGGCTTTCGGATGACTCTCGGATCGCAACCCGGCATCGAGGTCGTCGGCGAGGCGGGTGATGGTGTCGAGGCGCTCGACCTGCTGGAGCGGGTGGACGCGGACGTCGTCCTCATGGATGTGCGGATGCCCACCATAGACGGAATCGAGGCCACGCGACGGATCTGCGCCGGCGGCGGCCCACGGGTCCTGATCCTGACGACGTTCGACGACGACGAATACGCCTACTCTGCGCTGCAGGCGGGCGCGAGTGGGTTTCTCCTCAAGGACTCATCGCTGACAGACCTGGTTTCGGCGATCGCGCACGTGCATTCCGGTGATGCGGTGGTGGCACCGAGCACCACCCGCCGACTCCTCGAGCACTTCACCCGCCCAACTCCGGTGCGCAAGGCGCGAGAGTTTCCCGACGAGCTGGACATGCTGACCCCACGGGAGCGCGAGGTGCTGATCCTGGTGGCGCGAGGGCTCTCGAACGCCGAGATCGCCGGGCGCCTCGTCGTGTCCGAGCTGACCGTCAAGACGCACGTGAGTCGGATCCTGATGAAGCTCGACCTCCGCGACCGGGTCCAGGCGGTGGTCCTGTCCTACGAGGTCGGCCTGATCACGGCCGGCGATCGATGA
- a CDS encoding sensor histidine kinase, translating to MSSVGVRGWSRRHRRAVDSAVAAAVFVYNLPVQGAYLPDGVPFATGVLIAVGLCAPYVVHRDHPRGSFLGVVAAALVQLSLNVGPLPADVMLVLSVFGVAAHCGRRTSLAATVVAIVITCVATTRWGIGTTGSTVIGMVTVGAIMVAAWTWGSVIGRRRVYVDGLESRAAELEWDRDEQARIATQVERARIAREIHDIVSHSLSVVVVLADGASHAVRTDPAAAERALRDLGKTGRDALADMRRMLGVLRDDEPGSDVPQPNLARLSELVDSVSLPGVAVHLATAGAVRTLPAGTELAAYRIVQEALTNVRKHAGPAVTRVDVVLRFDDELEIRVTDDGGRVAAASEVDENTSAASISGAATGTGHGLLGMRERVRVHGGTMRAGTRDVGGFEVVVSLPIGDER from the coding sequence ATGAGCAGCGTCGGGGTGCGCGGGTGGTCGAGACGACACCGTAGAGCTGTCGACAGTGCGGTGGCCGCAGCGGTCTTCGTCTACAACCTGCCGGTGCAGGGCGCGTATCTCCCCGACGGTGTGCCGTTTGCCACGGGAGTGCTGATCGCGGTCGGGTTGTGCGCGCCGTACGTCGTCCATCGCGACCATCCGCGGGGCAGTTTCCTGGGCGTCGTCGCGGCAGCGCTCGTGCAGCTGTCGCTGAACGTGGGCCCACTTCCTGCCGACGTGATGCTGGTGCTGTCGGTGTTCGGCGTGGCCGCGCACTGTGGGCGTCGGACGTCGCTCGCGGCGACGGTCGTCGCGATCGTGATCACCTGTGTCGCGACGACTCGATGGGGGATCGGCACCACCGGATCGACGGTCATCGGAATGGTGACGGTCGGGGCGATCATGGTGGCGGCGTGGACGTGGGGATCGGTGATAGGCCGTCGACGCGTCTACGTCGACGGCCTGGAGTCACGCGCCGCAGAGTTGGAGTGGGACCGCGACGAACAGGCCCGAATCGCCACCCAGGTGGAGCGGGCCCGGATAGCGCGCGAGATCCATGACATCGTCTCGCACAGCCTCAGCGTCGTGGTCGTGTTGGCCGACGGCGCGTCGCACGCTGTGCGTACAGATCCGGCCGCCGCCGAACGAGCACTGCGCGATCTCGGTAAGACCGGCCGTGACGCCCTGGCCGACATGCGACGGATGCTCGGTGTGCTCAGAGACGACGAGCCGGGTTCGGATGTGCCGCAACCGAACTTGGCGCGGCTCTCCGAACTCGTAGATTCGGTGTCGCTGCCGGGCGTCGCCGTCCATCTCGCGACCGCCGGAGCCGTCCGCACGTTACCGGCAGGTACCGAGCTCGCGGCGTATCGAATCGTGCAGGAGGCGCTGACCAACGTGCGCAAGCATGCCGGCCCGGCCGTGACACGGGTGGATGTCGTCCTGCGCTTCGACGACGAGCTGGAGATCCGGGTCACCGACGACGGAGGTCGCGTGGCCGCCGCGTCCGAAGTGGACGAGAACACCTCTGCCGCCTCGATTTCAGGAGCGGCGACCGGCACCGGACACGGCCTGCTCGGTATGCGCGAGAGAGTGCGCGTCCACGGCGGCACGATGCGCGCCGGCACCCGCGATGTCGGAGGGTTCGAGGTGGTGGTGAGCTTGCCGATCGGGGACGAGAGATGA
- a CDS encoding ABC transporter permease, with product MGSLRAELIKLRRSSSWVVVAGLPMMAVATGAANTVFSRGGLEDGWHTLWLRTVVFHGLFPLAVGVAVLSSLVWRVEHRGGNWNALMGREVSSRDVVTSKVTVIVALTAAMQVVLLLGVIVVGKVMFGLPGMMPSRYVLAGGIIVVASIPVAALQSGLSMSVTSFAAPVAVALVGAGAGVVLLLARIDLAVPLVPYAVLGRASRLGTGTFDDGGTITAGAVIMIVVGAVVVGAAIIIASAAAVDRRDIR from the coding sequence ATGGGTTCGCTGCGAGCCGAGTTGATCAAGCTGCGGCGATCGTCGAGTTGGGTGGTGGTCGCGGGTTTGCCGATGATGGCCGTCGCCACCGGCGCCGCCAACACCGTGTTCTCACGCGGGGGACTCGAGGACGGCTGGCACACGCTGTGGCTGCGGACAGTGGTCTTCCACGGCCTGTTCCCTCTGGCCGTCGGTGTGGCCGTGCTGTCGTCGTTGGTGTGGCGGGTCGAGCACCGAGGCGGCAACTGGAATGCGCTGATGGGTCGGGAGGTGTCGAGCCGTGACGTCGTGACGAGCAAGGTCACCGTGATCGTCGCCCTGACGGCGGCGATGCAGGTCGTGCTGCTGCTGGGCGTGATCGTGGTGGGAAAGGTGATGTTCGGACTCCCCGGCATGATGCCGTCTCGCTACGTTCTCGCCGGCGGGATCATCGTCGTCGCGTCCATCCCGGTGGCCGCCCTGCAGTCCGGTCTGTCGATGTCGGTGACGTCGTTCGCCGCGCCGGTGGCGGTGGCATTGGTGGGTGCCGGTGCCGGCGTGGTGCTGCTTCTCGCGCGGATCGACCTCGCGGTGCCCCTGGTGCCCTACGCGGTTCTCGGTCGGGCCTCCCGGCTGGGGACGGGAACGTTCGACGACGGCGGCACCATCACCGCGGGCGCGGTGATCATGATCGTTGTCGGCGCGGTGGTCGTCGGTGCCGCGATCATCATCGCGTCGGCCGCGGCGGTGGACCGCCGCGACATCCGCTGA
- a CDS encoding ABC transporter permease encodes MTRAVVNEFAKMRRLRVVPLVLAMVVGVVGLSCVELTAPDFVDSLDDPDGDSWTRLLVGMATAVPLVSPILLAALASRQVDIEHQGNGWLLSHAAGLAQGRLMRAKFAAVGLILIAATVICSSSVIALGAVIGIASPPPLGRWAVYTASVTVVGLVVLAFHICLAARIENQLVGMGIGVVGVFLAASSSGLPTWSSHLTPWGYYSLAAPADYVDGALVTVHPAHLSLLALAVVGVAAFCFVTSAARSEV; translated from the coding sequence ATGACGCGCGCGGTGGTCAACGAGTTCGCGAAGATGCGACGCCTGCGCGTGGTCCCGCTTGTCCTGGCGATGGTGGTCGGCGTGGTCGGGTTGAGCTGTGTCGAGCTGACCGCACCTGATTTCGTGGATTCGCTCGACGATCCCGATGGGGACTCGTGGACGCGGCTGCTGGTGGGTATGGCGACGGCGGTACCGCTGGTGTCACCCATTCTGCTGGCCGCGTTGGCAAGTCGTCAGGTCGACATCGAGCATCAAGGAAACGGGTGGCTCCTGTCGCACGCCGCGGGCCTCGCCCAGGGGCGGCTGATGCGAGCGAAGTTCGCGGCCGTCGGCCTGATCCTGATCGCGGCGACGGTGATCTGCAGTTCGTCGGTGATCGCGCTGGGGGCGGTCATCGGCATCGCCTCCCCGCCGCCGCTGGGCCGCTGGGCGGTGTACACCGCGTCGGTCACGGTGGTGGGTCTGGTCGTGCTCGCATTCCACATCTGTCTCGCCGCCCGAATCGAGAATCAGTTGGTGGGTATGGGAATCGGTGTGGTGGGCGTGTTCCTGGCAGCGTCGAGTTCCGGGCTGCCGACGTGGTCGTCGCACCTGACGCCGTGGGGGTACTACTCCCTTGCAGCGCCCGCCGACTATGTCGACGGCGCCCTTGTCACGGTCCATCCGGCACACCTGAGTCTGCTCGCACTCGCAGTGGTGGGCGTCGCGGCGTTCTGCTTCGTCACGAGCGCTGCACGATCGGAGGTATGA